The following coding sequences are from one Syntrophomonadaceae bacterium window:
- a CDS encoding zinc-binding dehydrogenase, protein MRALVKMAKGPGLVEIREVQEPRPGPGEVLIKVMAGGICGSDIHILSDQFPYWPPVILGHEFAGEIAGLGDRVSGWQVGDRVVSELHTRACGNCRHCRTGNLQICLSKRAPGWGIDGCFAGFITMPAALLHRIPDNVSFEQAAVVEPTAIAAQAMLDRGRVLPGDLVVVLGPGPVGLLCAQIAKSCGARVVITGAPSDADLRLPVARNLGIDHVINIAEEDPLELVQNLTGGGGADVVVECAGLDVTINQAIAMVRPQGRIIALGIPEVGKQGIIWSSAVFKAIDVAFSFSSKYLDWERALAMIGSGQVRVDPLITHKFPLDEWEIAFETIASGKGIKGLLIP, encoded by the coding sequence ATGCGGGCGTTGGTTAAAATGGCTAAAGGGCCGGGTCTGGTTGAAATCAGAGAGGTGCAGGAGCCCCGCCCGGGGCCTGGAGAGGTATTAATCAAGGTTATGGCCGGCGGGATTTGCGGGAGTGATATTCATATCTTAAGCGATCAATTTCCTTACTGGCCGCCGGTAATCCTGGGGCATGAGTTTGCCGGGGAAATTGCCGGATTAGGAGATAGGGTTTCTGGCTGGCAAGTAGGGGACCGGGTTGTGAGCGAGCTCCATACCAGGGCCTGTGGCAATTGCCGCCATTGTCGCACAGGCAATTTGCAGATCTGTCTTTCCAAGCGGGCGCCGGGATGGGGAATTGACGGGTGTTTTGCCGGGTTTATCACTATGCCGGCAGCCTTGCTCCACAGAATCCCCGATAATGTCTCATTTGAACAGGCAGCGGTGGTGGAGCCTACGGCCATTGCCGCCCAAGCCATGCTGGACCGGGGACGGGTACTGCCGGGGGATCTGGTGGTAGTCTTGGGCCCAGGGCCTGTAGGTCTTTTATGTGCCCAGATCGCCAAAAGCTGCGGCGCCAGGGTCGTAATCACCGGCGCTCCATCCGATGCGGACTTAAGGCTGCCGGTAGCCAGGAATCTGGGTATTGACCATGTAATTAATATCGCCGAAGAAGATCCGCTTGAACTGGTGCAAAACCTTACCGGCGGAGGAGGGGCAGATGTGGTGGTAGAGTGCGCCGGGCTTGATGTCACTATCAATCAAGCCATTGCCATGGTACGGCCCCAAGGCCGGATCATTGCCCTGGGAATTCCTGAGGTTGGCAAACAAGGCATCATATGGTCTTCGGCGGTATTCAAGGCGATAGACGTGGCCTTCAGCTTCAGTTCTAAATATCTGGATTGGGAGCGGGCACTGGCGATGATCGGCAGCGGCCAGGTGCGGGTCGATCCTCTTATAACCCACAAGTTTCCTTTGGATGAATGGGAGATAGCCTTCGAAACCATCGCCAGCGGAAAAGGCATCAAAGGCCTTTTAATTCCTTAA
- the pdhA gene encoding pyruvate dehydrogenase (acetyl-transferring) E1 component subunit alpha — protein sequence MYEDMVKIRRFEEKAIEFFTQGLIRGSMHLYIGEEAVAVGVCHALRQDDYIVSTHRGHGHCLAKGTDINRTMAELLGKATGCCKGKGGSMHIADLDTGNLGANGIVAAGIPVAVGAALSSQYRGTDQVAVAFFGDGATNQGVFHESMNLAAIWRLPVLFVCENNLYGITVPAKEAVAVTDIADRAKAYNIPGVIVDGNDVRAVYQAACQAVARARAGAGPTLLECKTYRHEGHYKGDPCVYRSDEELRQWKERDPIQHLAKVLVGEGIAAQTELEQIHRQVEQAIAAASAFALESPEPSPEDLLQDVFAS from the coding sequence ATGTACGAAGATATGGTCAAGATCCGCCGGTTCGAAGAAAAGGCCATTGAGTTTTTTACTCAAGGCCTGATCCGGGGCTCCATGCACCTTTATATCGGCGAAGAGGCGGTGGCAGTCGGGGTATGCCATGCCCTGCGGCAGGATGATTATATCGTCAGCACCCACCGGGGGCATGGCCATTGCCTGGCTAAAGGAACCGATATTAACCGGACCATGGCCGAGCTCTTGGGGAAGGCTACCGGTTGCTGCAAGGGCAAGGGAGGTTCCATGCACATCGCCGATCTGGATACCGGCAACCTGGGGGCCAATGGTATTGTAGCGGCAGGAATTCCTGTCGCTGTCGGCGCAGCCTTGTCTTCCCAGTACCGGGGGACGGATCAGGTGGCGGTGGCTTTTTTCGGTGATGGCGCAACCAATCAGGGGGTTTTTCACGAGTCCATGAATTTGGCGGCAATCTGGCGGCTGCCGGTGCTTTTTGTTTGCGAAAATAACCTGTACGGCATCACTGTCCCGGCTAAAGAAGCGGTGGCGGTAACGGATATTGCCGACCGGGCCAAAGCCTATAATATCCCCGGAGTAATTGTGGATGGCAACGATGTGCGGGCCGTTTACCAGGCGGCCTGTCAGGCGGTGGCCAGAGCCAGGGCCGGGGCAGGACCTACCCTCCTGGAATGCAAGACTTACCGGCATGAGGGGCATTACAAGGGCGATCCTTGTGTTTACCGGAGTGACGAGGAACTGCGCCAGTGGAAAGAGCGGGATCCCATCCAACATCTGGCCAAAGTCTTGGTGGGAGAAGGCATCGCCGCCCAGACAGAATTGGAGCAAATTCATCGGCAGGTCGAGCAGGCGATTGCG